Part of the Geobacter pickeringii genome, AGGCGATGGTGGCAAGGGTGCTCACCTCGTCCTGGCTGAAGGTGCGCGGCTCCCTGGTCTGGATGACGATGACGCCGATGGGGGTCTCCCGCTGCATGAGCGGCACGCCGAGGAAGGAAAGGAACCGCTCCTCGCGGGTTTCGGGGAAATACTTGTAGCGGGGGTGGAGGGGGGCGTTGTCGGTGGCCACCACCCCTCCCTGCTCGATGACAAGGCCGGTGAGACCCTCGGAAAGCTTCATGGAGGTCTTGCCGACGGAGCTCTTTGAGAGGCCGCGCGTGGCCGCCAGGCGGAGCGTCGCACCGTCTCCCTCCAGCAGGTAGATGGAGCAGACGTCGGTGCCGATGCGGCGGGCGACGAGGTGGACGATGTTGTCGAGGGTTTCGTGGATATCGTGGGACTGGAGGATGAGGGTGCTGATATCCTCCAGAATCCGCAGGCCGGTTGTCTCAGCGGGGCTTTCAGCCATGGTTCCGGTGCCTTTTGCGTAAAGTGTGCTCATTATAGAGCATCAACTGGCTAAAGGAAAGCCCGTTCTGGCCGGATTTTCCCGACATGGGCGGTCGGAGGTGGCGGGGCGGTGATCTTTCTGATATAGTTTCCGGCAAAAAAACGCGACAGGGGGAAACGATGGGCGACAACGAGATGCTGGCAAAGGGGATCGGTTTGGCGGAGGCGGGAGATTACGCAGCCGCTGCGGCCCAGTTCAGGGCATGCGTCGAGGAAGACCCGGAAAACCCCGAGTGCTGCTTCTACCTCGGCGAGGCCCTGGCGGAGGACGGAAAACTCGATGATGCCGCCGGCTGGTACGAGAAGGGGCTAAAGCTCGCCCCCGCTGACAAGGATGCCCTCACGGCCCTGGGCGACCTTTACTTCGAAATGGGGCGCCACAAGGATGCCCTGAAGCATTACCAGAAGGTGCTGGAGCTTGATCCGGCCGACTCCGATGCCTACGTGAACATGGGGCTGATCTACAACAGCCTGGAGCGGACCACCGATGCGGTCCAGGCCTTCGAGAAGGCCCTGGAGCTCGATTCCACCAACGTCTTTGC contains:
- a CDS encoding tetratricopeptide repeat protein yields the protein MGDNEMLAKGIGLAEAGDYAAAAAQFRACVEEDPENPECCFYLGEALAEDGKLDDAAGWYEKGLKLAPADKDALTALGDLYFEMGRHKDALKHYQKVLELDPADSDAYVNMGLIYNSLERTTDAVQAFEKALELDSTNVFAYNGLGDAYYGLGEREKAIDAFRRGVELDPDDAAAHFNLGELYYDLEEYDDAERECLAAVRLDPDFTMSYLTLGSLYMDNERVQDAIKYLELYLKKEKSPQAKETVEEVRAVLEGLRAEAGSTA